CGCGACCGCGGCATGGCGCTGATGCTGATCACCCACGACCTGAGCGTGGTGGCACAGACCGCGCAACGCGTGATGGTGATGTACGCCGGCCAGGTCGTAGAGACCGGCCGCGTGCCAGACATCTTCAACGCCCCCAAGCACCCTTATACCCAGGCCTTGCTGGCGGCGCTGCCCGAACACAATATCGGCCGCGCCCGTCTGCAGACCATCCCTGGCGTGGTGCCGGGCCAGTACGATAGGCCCACCGGTTGCCTGCTCAGTCCGCGCTGCGCCTATGCGCAAGACCGCTGCCGTGAGCAGCGTCCTGAATTGCTGGGTGCGCCGCAGGAGCAGGTGCGCTGTCATTTTCCGCTCGATCAAGAAGGCCGCCCGACTAACGGCTGGTTCGAGATTTCCCGCAAAACACCTGAAGCATTGCTAAGCAGTGGGACAGCATGATGATGAATTCCAATATGAACGAAATCGCCAGCCCCGTGGTCCTGCTGGAAGCCAAGAACCTGATCAAGCACTACAGCGTATCGCAGGGTTTGTTCAAGCCCAAGGCTACCGCGCGCGCGCTGGATGGCGTGTCGTTCGCCCTGCAGCCTGGCAAGACGCTGGCGGTGGTGGGCGAGTCCGGCTGCGGCAAGTCAACCCTGGCGCGCCAGATCACCATGATCGAACCACCTACCGGCGGCGAGCTGTGGATGGATGGCGCCAATATCGCCGACGCTGACCACGCCACCCTGAAGCGGGTGCGGCCGCTGGTGCAGATGGTTTTCCAGAATCCCTACGCCAGCCTGAATCCGCGCAAGAAAGTCGGCCAGATGCTGGAAGAGCCGCTGATCATCAACACCGGATTGAACCATGCCGAGCGCGCCGAAAAAGCGCGCGCCATGATGGCCAAGGTCGGCTTGCGGCCGGAGCACTATAGCCGTTATCCGCACATGTTTTCCGGCGGCCAGCGCCAGCGGGTAGCAATTGCGCGCGCGCTGATGCTGGACCCCAAGGTGATCGTGGCCGACGAACCGGTGTCGGCGCTGGACGTCTCGATCCAGGCGCAGGTGCTGAACCTGCTGATGGATCTGCAGCAAGCCAGCGGCGTCGCCTATCTGTTCATCTCGCATAATTTATCGGTGGTGGAGCACATCGCCGACGACGTGCTGGTGATGTATCTCGGCAAGACCGTCGAGCACGGCAGCAAGCAGCAAGTGTTCAGCCGTCCGCTGCACCCCTATACCAAGGCGCTGCTGGCCAGCACGCCGCGCATCGATCCGGCGCAGCGCCAGCAAAAGATGATGCTGCCGGGAGAACTGCCGTCGCCGCTGGCGCCGCCGCCCGGCTGCAGTTTCAATAACCGCTGCCCGTATGCTGTCGAACGCTGCCGCCAGGAAGTGCCGCTGTTGCGCGAGTTCGGCGGCAGCATGGTGGCCTGCCATCGGGTAGAAGAAATCCATTAAGAAGGGTGAGAATGAGCAAGAAGTTGAAACTGGCCGCTGCTATCAGCATGGCGGCGCTGCTTGGCGCCGCCACCAATGTGGCGCTGGCGGCCAAGACCCTGGTGTTTTGCTCGGAAGGCAGCCCGGAAGGCTTCAATCCGCAGCTGTTCACCACCGGCACCACCTTCGATGCCTCCTCTGTACCGCTGTACAACCGCCTGGTTGCCTTTGAACTGGGCACCACCAAGATCATCCCGGCGCTGGCGCAATCGTGGACCGTGTCGGACGATGGCTTGACTTACACCTTCAAGCTGCGCAAGGGCGTCAAGTTCCACAGCAGCGCCAAGTTCAAGCCGAGTCGCGATTTCAACGCCGACGACGTGCTGTTTTCGTTCAACCGCATGGCAGACGTCAATCATCCCTTCCATAAACTGTCCACCGGCGCCAGCTTCAGCTACTTCCTCGACATGGGCATGGACAAGATCGTCGACAAGGTCAGCAAGGTTGACGACTACACCGTGGTATTCAAGCTGAAGCACCCGGAAGCGCCGTTCATCGCCAACCTGGGCATGGACTTCGCTTCGATTCTGTCCGCCGAATACGCCGACAAGATGAAGGCTGAGGGGACAGCAGACGTGATCGACCGCGAACCGATCGGCACCGGCCCGTTCCAGCTGGTCTCCTATCAAAAAGACGCGGTGATCCGCTATAAGGCCTTCGACGCCTATTGGGACGGGCGGCCGAAACTGGACAGCCTGATTTTCGCCATCACGCCGGACGCCTCGGTGCGCTACGCCAAGCTCAAGGCCAATGAATGCCAGGTGATGGCGTTTCCCAAGCCGGCTGATATCGAGCTGATGAAAAACGATCCGGCGATCACCCTGCTGACCAAGGAAGGCCTGAACGTCGGCTACATCTCCTTCAATGTCGAGAAAAAGCCCTTCGACAACAAGCTGGTGCGCCAGGCCCTTAACATGGCCACCGACAAGCAGACGATTCTGAAAACGGTGTACCAGGGCGCCGGCCAGATCGCCAAGAATGCGATCCCGCCGACGCTCTGGTCCTACGACAACAAGGTCCAGGACTACGCCTACGATCCGGTCAAGGCCAAGGCCTTGCTGGCCAAGGCCGGTTATCCCAACGGCGTCGAAGTCGAGCTGTCCTACCTGCCGGTGACCCGTCCCTACAATCCTGACGGCAAGCGCATGGCCGAGCTGATCCAGGCCGACTGGGCCAAGATCGGCGTCAAGGCCAGGCTCAACACCTACGAATGGACCGAATACCTGAAGCGCAGCAAGCAGGGTGCGCAGCAGGCGATGATGTTCGGCTGGTCGGGCGACAACGGCGATCCGGACAATTTCTTCGCCACCTTGCTCGGCTGCGAATCGGTGCGCAGCGGCGGCAATACCGCGCGCTGGTGCAACAAGGATTTCGAAGCGCTGATCCAGAAAGCCAAGCTCAGCACCAATCAGGCCGAGCGCAGCAAGCTGTATGAGCAGGCGCAGGTGATCGCGCATGAAGAAGCGCCATGGATCCCGCTGGCGCACTCGCTGACGCATACGCCGATCCGCAAGCAGGTGATCGGCTTCAAGATGTCGGCGTTCGCCTTGCACGACTTCAGCAAGGTCGATCTGGGCAAGTAATCCGGCAAATAAGCGGGCAGGGCGCAGGGCCAGGGGCTGTGCCTGCCCCCGCGCCGCCTGACTTGTTGTTGTGTCTCTGATAACTTCATTCAATCAGATTGGCTGGCCGAGCACTGGCCGGGCTTGGTACAATGGCGGCTTATTCTTTCGTCC
The sequence above is a segment of the Collimonas sp. PA-H2 genome. Coding sequences within it:
- a CDS encoding peptide ABC transporter ATP-binding protein, which gives rise to MMMNSNMNEIASPVVLLEAKNLIKHYSVSQGLFKPKATARALDGVSFALQPGKTLAVVGESGCGKSTLARQITMIEPPTGGELWMDGANIADADHATLKRVRPLVQMVFQNPYASLNPRKKVGQMLEEPLIINTGLNHAERAEKARAMMAKVGLRPEHYSRYPHMFSGGQRQRVAIARALMLDPKVIVADEPVSALDVSIQAQVLNLLMDLQQASGVAYLFISHNLSVVEHIADDVLVMYLGKTVEHGSKQQVFSRPLHPYTKALLASTPRIDPAQRQQKMMLPGELPSPLAPPPGCSFNNRCPYAVERCRQEVPLLREFGGSMVACHRVEEIH
- a CDS encoding ABC transporter substrate-binding protein, with protein sequence MSKKLKLAAAISMAALLGAATNVALAAKTLVFCSEGSPEGFNPQLFTTGTTFDASSVPLYNRLVAFELGTTKIIPALAQSWTVSDDGLTYTFKLRKGVKFHSSAKFKPSRDFNADDVLFSFNRMADVNHPFHKLSTGASFSYFLDMGMDKIVDKVSKVDDYTVVFKLKHPEAPFIANLGMDFASILSAEYADKMKAEGTADVIDREPIGTGPFQLVSYQKDAVIRYKAFDAYWDGRPKLDSLIFAITPDASVRYAKLKANECQVMAFPKPADIELMKNDPAITLLTKEGLNVGYISFNVEKKPFDNKLVRQALNMATDKQTILKTVYQGAGQIAKNAIPPTLWSYDNKVQDYAYDPVKAKALLAKAGYPNGVEVELSYLPVTRPYNPDGKRMAELIQADWAKIGVKARLNTYEWTEYLKRSKQGAQQAMMFGWSGDNGDPDNFFATLLGCESVRSGGNTARWCNKDFEALIQKAKLSTNQAERSKLYEQAQVIAHEEAPWIPLAHSLTHTPIRKQVIGFKMSAFALHDFSKVDLGK